Proteins from a single region of Croceicoccus marinus:
- a CDS encoding FAD-dependent monooxygenase has product MSRSDKILIVGAGIGGLCAAIALVQNGSEVDVIDIKPDNSVAGVGWGLRTNGLRALREIGILEKTLEIGFPTPPLTYYDRKGDHVVDISYGRKVDGMPNNVQLPRLGFLEMASARAMELGCNIMMATTAVDIQQDDDGVTVELSNGSSRRYDLVIGFDGINSQIREYLFGKKYVPVRSGGVAWRAAVPAPESLKGALFCHGFGGKVGFVPLAGGMMYVIVTHAEPGRPRHDPDAFAALMHERAREMMGDSDFMAEAIESLRTATNVAYTPLDTIMVPYPWFRGRVMIMGDAAHATTPYLGSGAAMAIEDGVVFAKLLRTDDSLYDVQTKFMARRYPRVKTVWDWSLKMMHEEFDSETPEALDRRLDYLVNEEPAAIDYINRVLESDY; this is encoded by the coding sequence ATGTCCAGGTCTGACAAGATTCTTATTGTCGGCGCGGGTATCGGTGGGCTTTGCGCAGCGATAGCGCTTGTTCAGAACGGGTCCGAGGTGGATGTCATCGACATCAAGCCCGACAACTCGGTGGCTGGCGTAGGGTGGGGACTGCGCACCAATGGACTGCGCGCCTTGCGCGAGATCGGGATCCTGGAAAAGACCCTGGAGATCGGTTTTCCGACGCCTCCTCTCACCTATTACGATCGCAAGGGCGACCATGTCGTCGATATTTCCTATGGGCGGAAAGTGGACGGCATGCCCAACAACGTCCAGCTTCCGCGACTTGGTTTCCTCGAGATGGCCAGTGCACGCGCGATGGAGCTGGGTTGCAACATCATGATGGCGACGACAGCGGTCGATATTCAGCAGGATGACGATGGCGTCACGGTGGAGCTGAGCAACGGATCGTCGCGTCGATATGATCTTGTTATCGGCTTCGACGGCATCAATTCCCAGATCCGCGAGTATCTGTTCGGAAAGAAATACGTTCCGGTTCGTAGCGGCGGCGTCGCATGGCGTGCCGCAGTGCCCGCCCCCGAAAGCCTGAAAGGTGCGCTATTCTGCCATGGTTTCGGCGGGAAAGTCGGTTTCGTGCCGCTGGCCGGCGGCATGATGTACGTGATCGTCACACATGCCGAGCCTGGCCGACCTCGCCACGATCCGGACGCGTTTGCCGCACTCATGCATGAAAGAGCGCGGGAGATGATGGGCGATTCCGACTTCATGGCGGAGGCGATAGAATCGCTGCGCACGGCGACCAATGTTGCCTACACCCCTCTGGATACGATCATGGTTCCCTATCCATGGTTCCGCGGCCGGGTCATGATCATGGGCGATGCCGCGCATGCGACGACGCCCTATCTCGGATCGGGCGCAGCGATGGCCATCGAAGACGGGGTGGTCTTCGCCAAACTCCTTCGCACCGACGATTCCCTTTACGACGTGCAAACCAAATTCATGGCGAGGCGGTACCCGCGCGTGAAAACCGTGTGGGATTGGTCGTTGAAAATGATGCACGAGGAATTCGATTCCGAGACGCCCGAAGCGCTCGATCGGCGCCTGGACTATCTGGTGAACGAAGAGCCGGCGGCAATCGATTATATCAACCGCGTCCTGGAAAGTGATTACTGA
- a CDS encoding GntR family transcriptional regulator: protein MPVVADGGADGPEAVPNWSFLMAEREKQKQTLADQLYEILRQRIVSLNMPPRMRFTEREISQETGFGAMPVREALDRLNHDGLVETIPRRGYRVAGLTLKSVDDFFTVWSVVSPLIIQLARERATPKQIESLNTIHQEHLRAVRKARLDPEHWIRMSRQRFDLLAEATRNPQLQAIYRKLSAEMDRIFHSISHHREDIRAIFELGTRFDTAIPSVDDASEFIKISREKIAEVIIEKGFDYSQGS from the coding sequence TTGCCCGTCGTTGCTGACGGTGGCGCGGATGGGCCCGAAGCAGTGCCGAACTGGAGTTTTTTGATGGCAGAGCGCGAAAAACAAAAGCAGACACTTGCCGACCAGCTCTACGAGATCCTTCGACAGCGGATAGTGTCGCTGAACATGCCGCCACGCATGCGCTTCACCGAGCGAGAGATATCACAGGAGACCGGATTTGGCGCGATGCCGGTCCGCGAGGCCCTGGACCGCCTGAACCACGATGGTCTCGTCGAAACGATTCCTCGCCGCGGTTACCGCGTGGCGGGACTTACACTGAAGTCCGTGGACGACTTCTTTACCGTCTGGAGCGTCGTATCACCGCTGATAATCCAGCTGGCACGGGAACGGGCGACGCCCAAGCAGATCGAGTCCCTCAACACCATCCACCAGGAGCATTTGCGGGCGGTCAGAAAGGCCAGGCTCGATCCGGAGCACTGGATACGGATGTCGCGGCAACGGTTCGATCTGCTTGCAGAGGCTACTCGCAATCCGCAGCTTCAAGCGATCTACCGGAAACTCTCGGCGGAGATGGACCGGATCTTTCATTCCATCAGCCATCACCGGGAGGATATCCGCGCGATCTTCGAGCTTGGCACTCGGTTTGACACTGCGATCCCATCGGTCGACGATGCAAGCGAGTTCATAAAGATCAGCCGCGAGAAAATCGCGGAGGTAATCATCGAGAAGGGCTTCGATTACTCGCAGGGCAGCTAG
- a CDS encoding CehA/McbA family metallohydrolase, with product MKSVSSLLALALAIVPVPASAQWEHHYPKVEGYGHQLYLEQEHLPILSSGPVYPAPSPDGATLAFAHQGWLWQLDLDSGVARRLTNAAGIDSRPRWSPDGQRIAFVRDSGSDTGIIVIARGGRQLLTIDTPAIDLDPEFTRDGKALLYTSARAGNLDLWRRDLTTGTDEQLTKGSRVARAARTLADGRLVYQEAAGPGQSVVIRDLHPAPNATGETASGKVLFQQGWMAHLSPDVHPAERAIVYGVGEGNMVRLAVMDVDRPAYPRWLTAPGNKALFPAWSADGSHIYFVEADARQQFHLMRIGAAGGAAQEVRVTRWGYGTGLGDLAIAVHSADGDGGESSAATPIAARVSITRADGHPVTNPAGSTFVDNQNGPVYFYIDGTTKLNLPAGEYRIVATHGPFSLPETKTVRVIAGQETDAELNVQRIWNAHAAGYVSADYRTHLNGSGVNELALPDLLLPMRGEALDYGAPMAWNQYNRFIDADRIGQKASAPDGTTAWLTQEVRSDYHGHIGMIGATSPFQPWFFGPNVPVYGNRDLHNGLVNPFAKAQGALATYVHPVGGDADPFADLSANPLPQELVIDGVLSDGIGLELVCQWTSPLGTAQAWYRFLNIGRAIPVTSGTDMMANFYRLPAIGTARSYLPATDAEDGYSAALDQVRDGRGFVTTGPAILFAIDGQAPGDVVGSGMREWSLDLISVGPVDRVEILVNGTVVQTLEGFEGKGQRTYRGAVNLPAGGWIAARAIGGKTAWPVMSFTHFAHTQPVWIDYVGSTDAQAARAAAQDLLAALDFSGANFRESYGADIPPGLVTRMGEARSKLTAIARE from the coding sequence ATGAAATCTGTCTCGTCGCTGCTCGCTCTTGCCCTCGCCATCGTGCCCGTTCCTGCGTCTGCGCAATGGGAACATCATTATCCAAAGGTGGAAGGCTATGGACACCAGCTCTATCTGGAGCAGGAGCATCTGCCGATCCTGTCTTCGGGCCCGGTCTATCCGGCGCCTTCGCCAGATGGCGCGACCCTCGCCTTCGCGCACCAGGGTTGGCTTTGGCAGCTGGATCTGGACAGCGGTGTCGCGCGGCGGCTGACAAATGCCGCCGGTATCGACTCCCGCCCGCGCTGGTCGCCCGATGGCCAGCGCATCGCGTTTGTCCGGGACTCGGGATCGGACACCGGCATAATCGTCATTGCGCGCGGCGGCAGGCAGTTGCTGACGATCGATACGCCGGCAATCGATCTCGATCCCGAGTTCACGCGCGATGGCAAGGCGCTGCTCTATACTTCGGCGCGGGCCGGAAATCTGGATCTATGGCGGCGCGATCTGACGACCGGCACCGACGAGCAGCTGACGAAGGGCTCGAGAGTCGCCCGGGCGGCACGGACTTTGGCGGACGGCAGGCTGGTCTATCAGGAGGCGGCGGGACCCGGCCAGAGCGTCGTGATCCGTGATCTGCATCCGGCGCCGAACGCGACCGGGGAGACTGCCTCGGGCAAGGTCCTGTTCCAGCAGGGCTGGATGGCGCATCTAAGCCCTGATGTGCATCCGGCGGAGCGGGCCATCGTCTATGGCGTGGGCGAAGGCAATATGGTCCGGCTTGCCGTCATGGACGTCGACCGTCCGGCCTATCCGCGCTGGCTGACCGCGCCCGGTAATAAGGCCCTGTTTCCCGCATGGTCGGCCGACGGTTCGCACATCTATTTCGTCGAGGCCGACGCACGGCAGCAGTTCCATCTGATGCGGATCGGCGCAGCCGGGGGCGCGGCCCAAGAAGTTCGCGTGACCCGGTGGGGTTACGGCACCGGCCTGGGCGATCTGGCGATTGCGGTACATAGCGCGGACGGGGACGGCGGCGAAAGCAGCGCAGCCACGCCGATCGCCGCGAGGGTGTCGATCACGCGGGCCGATGGGCACCCGGTTACGAACCCCGCCGGATCGACCTTCGTCGATAATCAGAACGGGCCGGTCTATTTCTACATCGACGGCACCACGAAATTGAACCTCCCGGCAGGCGAATATCGCATTGTGGCGACGCATGGCCCCTTCTCCTTGCCAGAGACGAAAACCGTGCGCGTCATCGCGGGGCAAGAGACTGATGCCGAGCTGAACGTGCAGCGGATCTGGAATGCGCATGCGGCCGGCTATGTGTCCGCCGATTATCGCACCCATCTCAACGGCAGCGGTGTCAACGAGCTGGCTTTGCCCGATCTGCTGTTGCCGATGCGGGGCGAGGCGCTGGACTATGGCGCGCCGATGGCCTGGAACCAGTATAATCGGTTCATCGACGCGGACCGGATCGGGCAGAAGGCTTCCGCGCCCGATGGCACGACCGCCTGGCTGACGCAGGAGGTCCGCTCAGACTATCACGGCCACATCGGGATGATCGGTGCCACTTCTCCGTTTCAGCCCTGGTTCTTCGGGCCGAACGTTCCGGTCTATGGCAACCGCGACCTTCACAATGGCCTGGTGAACCCGTTCGCCAAGGCGCAAGGGGCCCTCGCGACCTATGTCCATCCGGTAGGCGGCGATGCGGATCCTTTCGCGGACCTGTCGGCAAACCCGCTACCGCAGGAGTTGGTGATCGACGGTGTATTGTCCGACGGCATCGGGCTCGAGCTCGTCTGCCAGTGGACCAGCCCCCTTGGGACTGCGCAGGCCTGGTATCGCTTCCTTAACATCGGACGGGCGATACCGGTTACGTCGGGCACGGACATGATGGCGAATTTCTACCGCCTCCCGGCGATCGGCACCGCGCGGTCCTATCTGCCGGCGACCGATGCGGAAGATGGATATTCCGCCGCGCTCGATCAGGTCCGTGATGGCCGGGGTTTCGTCACCACCGGCCCCGCGATCCTGTTCGCGATCGACGGACAGGCACCGGGCGATGTCGTCGGCAGCGGGATGCGGGAATGGTCGCTGGACCTTATCAGCGTCGGACCTGTCGACCGGGTCGAAATTCTGGTTAACGGCACGGTCGTCCAGACGCTGGAAGGGTTCGAGGGGAAGGGCCAGCGGACCTATCGCGGGGCCGTGAACCTGCCCGCCGGCGGATGGATCGCGGCGCGCGCTATCGGCGGCAAGACCGCGTGGCCGGTCATGTCCTTCACGCATTTCGCGCACACCCAGCCGGTCTGGATCGACTATGTCGGCAGCACGGACGCGCAAGCGGCCCGCGCCGCAGCGCAGGACCTGCTGGCGGCGCTGGACTTCTCGGGAGCGAACTTCCGCGAGAGCTATGGCGCCGACATTCCGCCCGGACTGGTTACGCGAATGGGCGAAGCGCGTTCGAAACTGACGGCGATAGCGCGGGAGTGA
- a CDS encoding exonuclease domain-containing protein, which produces MTATTRIRVIDLETTGSSPPAHAVCEVGWQNVVLRDDGHWSLDADHGARFVNPGRCIPPVTMAVHHIMDDDVKGAPFWQEVAPSILRPEAGAVALAAHRASFEQRFCTPKLSGNAKWICTWKCALRLWPDSPSFSNQVLRYWRMPDGLDQPKGLPVHRAFPDAYVTAHHLRDQLNEAGLEQLLAWSAEPGLLPRVPYGADRGRYWGELDDEALGRYTSDRNEDVRFSAQKEVENRTGAISPTGAGPVQGRLL; this is translated from the coding sequence ATGACAGCAACGACCCGGATACGCGTGATCGATCTTGAGACAACCGGTTCGAGCCCTCCGGCTCATGCGGTTTGCGAGGTCGGCTGGCAGAATGTCGTCCTTCGGGACGATGGGCATTGGTCCCTGGACGCCGATCATGGAGCACGCTTCGTCAATCCGGGTAGATGCATTCCCCCGGTAACGATGGCCGTGCATCACATCATGGACGATGATGTGAAGGGTGCACCGTTCTGGCAGGAGGTCGCTCCATCGATTTTGAGACCGGAAGCCGGGGCAGTCGCACTTGCCGCGCACCGCGCATCGTTCGAGCAGCGTTTCTGCACGCCCAAGCTGTCGGGCAATGCAAAGTGGATCTGCACGTGGAAGTGCGCGCTGAGACTGTGGCCAGACAGCCCGAGTTTCTCCAATCAGGTGCTGCGCTACTGGCGAATGCCGGACGGCCTTGATCAGCCGAAGGGCCTACCGGTCCACCGGGCCTTTCCGGATGCCTATGTGACAGCGCACCATCTACGCGATCAGCTCAACGAAGCCGGTCTCGAACAATTGCTGGCATGGAGCGCCGAACCGGGATTGCTGCCCCGGGTGCCTTACGGAGCCGACCGGGGACGCTACTGGGGTGAACTCGATGATGAAGCGCTGGGACGCTATACGTCGGACCGGAACGAAGATGTCCGTTTCTCGGCGCAGAAGGAAGTCGAGAACCGGACGGGCGCTATCTCGCCGACCGGCGCAGGCCCCGTGCAAGGTCGACTTCTTTAG
- a CDS encoding sensor histidine kinase: MKPERHPREDDRLRELRRYGILDTDKEREFDELVEIASDICEAPVSVINFIDEGRQWFKAEVGLGVRSTPLDTSLCGHAILQGDYIEIPDTLDDKRMADNPLCTGDPGFRFYAGSVLKGANGLPLGTLCVLDHRPRALSDHQRKVLRVLSRHIMRELDLRIALDREQTLRREVDHRVKNSLASIGALLSMKARRETDSAARLALEDASNRIRSLSSLHAELHELDGQASVSLQSLFMRIEIDLRQLLPEGIQLTISVGDDRVGPQLANSLVLIVNEFVANSVKHAFGSGHGSIKVEIEAKGDRWSLVCCDDGSAGAKEAERAATGSGLGTRVIHSIASSMDIAPQWRADGYGMELKLDSSTANSVG; the protein is encoded by the coding sequence ATGAAGCCTGAGCGACACCCGCGTGAAGATGACCGACTGCGCGAACTGCGTCGCTATGGAATTCTCGATACCGACAAGGAGCGCGAGTTCGACGAGCTCGTGGAGATAGCGTCGGATATATGCGAAGCCCCGGTGTCGGTCATCAATTTCATCGACGAAGGCCGGCAATGGTTCAAGGCTGAGGTCGGGCTGGGCGTCAGATCGACGCCGCTCGACACAAGCCTGTGCGGCCATGCGATCTTGCAAGGCGATTACATCGAAATCCCGGATACGCTCGACGATAAACGGATGGCCGACAATCCCCTGTGTACGGGCGATCCGGGATTTCGCTTCTATGCGGGTTCCGTTCTGAAGGGAGCCAATGGCCTTCCTTTGGGAACGCTGTGCGTTCTGGACCACAGACCGCGCGCATTGTCGGATCACCAGCGCAAGGTGCTACGCGTATTGTCGCGCCATATCATGCGTGAACTGGATCTTCGTATTGCGCTGGATCGAGAGCAGACGCTGCGACGCGAGGTCGATCATCGGGTCAAGAACTCGCTCGCGTCGATCGGCGCGCTGCTTTCGATGAAGGCGCGGAGAGAAACCGATAGTGCCGCAAGGCTTGCGCTTGAGGACGCAAGTAACCGCATTCGATCCCTGTCGTCGCTTCATGCAGAACTGCATGAACTGGATGGTCAGGCTTCCGTGAGCTTGCAATCCCTGTTCATGCGCATCGAGATCGATCTTCGGCAATTACTTCCCGAAGGAATTCAACTGACGATAAGCGTCGGAGATGATCGGGTCGGTCCGCAACTGGCAAATTCGCTGGTCCTGATAGTAAACGAATTTGTCGCCAATTCCGTCAAGCATGCGTTCGGATCAGGCCATGGTTCAATCAAAGTGGAAATCGAAGCAAAGGGTGATCGATGGTCACTTGTTTGCTGCGATGATGGATCAGCAGGAGCGAAGGAAGCCGAAAGGGCAGCGACGGGATCGGGTCTGGGAACGAGGGTGATACATTCCATTGCGTCATCGATGGATATCGCCCCCCAATGGCGAGCTGACGGCTATGGAATGGAATTGAAACTGGACAGCTCAACCGCCAACTCTGTTGGCTGA
- a CDS encoding alpha/beta fold hydrolase, which yields MAEENAVPALGAELQRFDYPWEVHRLDVMVGTTPARMAYMDVRPDRPNGQAVILLHGKNFCGATWEDTAGALLDSGYRVLIPDQIGFCKSSKPREAQYSFAMMASFTQKLMDERGIADAAVIGHSTGGMLAMHFALMYPDQVTHLVLVNPLGLTDRMAEGVPYVPLNELIEQERQKDFASIKAYQRDVYHHGQWQPRYDRWVTMLAGQYASADGEDVVFAQAKTSEMILTQPVSQHLERLAMPVTLMIGMLDTTTFGKGQAPQQVAQRLRPIPELAPEAAARIPDARLVPFPDLGHSPQVEDPKLFESRLIAVLRDRQDGSKEPQ from the coding sequence ATGGCTGAGGAGAATGCGGTCCCGGCGCTCGGGGCCGAGCTCCAGCGCTTCGACTACCCGTGGGAAGTGCACCGCCTTGATGTCATGGTTGGCACTACGCCTGCTCGGATGGCCTATATGGACGTTCGGCCCGACCGGCCCAATGGGCAAGCCGTCATCCTGCTGCACGGCAAGAACTTTTGCGGCGCGACCTGGGAGGATACCGCCGGCGCGTTGCTCGATTCCGGCTACCGCGTGCTCATCCCCGACCAGATCGGCTTCTGCAAATCCTCGAAGCCGCGCGAGGCGCAATACAGCTTCGCCATGATGGCCAGCTTCACGCAAAAGCTGATGGATGAGCGCGGGATCGCCGATGCGGCGGTTATCGGCCACTCGACCGGCGGCATGCTGGCGATGCATTTCGCGCTGATGTATCCGGATCAGGTCACGCATCTGGTGCTGGTCAACCCGCTGGGCCTGACCGACCGGATGGCGGAAGGCGTACCCTATGTTCCGCTGAACGAGCTGATCGAACAGGAGCGGCAGAAGGACTTCGCCAGCATTAAGGCCTATCAGCGCGACGTCTATCACCATGGGCAATGGCAGCCGCGCTACGACCGCTGGGTCACGATGCTGGCCGGCCAGTATGCCAGCGCAGACGGCGAGGACGTCGTCTTCGCGCAGGCTAAGACCAGCGAGATGATCCTGACCCAGCCAGTCTCGCAGCATCTGGAACGATTGGCCATGCCGGTCACGCTGATGATCGGCATGCTGGACACGACCACTTTCGGCAAGGGACAGGCGCCGCAGCAGGTTGCGCAGCGGCTGCGGCCGATCCCCGAACTGGCGCCTGAGGCTGCCGCCCGCATTCCCGATGCGCGGCTCGTCCCCTTCCCCGATCTGGGCCATTCGCCCCAGGTGGAAGATCCGAAATTGTTCGAGAGCCGCCTGATTGCCGTGCTGCGCGATCGCCAGGATGGCAGCAAGGAACCGCAATGA
- a CDS encoding amidohydrolase family protein, whose translation MKAAAFSVLAAGATRSFAQPRTERPLLIRGAYVMTMGPQGDLPETDLLVHGGRIAATGTGLASDGAETINAHGQILLPGLVDTHNHLWLSQMRGLFGRSEQTRYFPLTERLGAAYEPEDMRVGTLFGASGALAAGVTTTLAYCDNIRIPGHAEAALDALVESGIRARFLYAGHDRLPADAPLDIDHLRQLHLNRAGWAGDAPIELGLGWRTPTTGSGDAVVATALEELRRARTLGLPISTHISGENGPAQLQFLMQRSLLGPDMLLVHATGADPQALREVEEAGAAISLTPITEHRIGFGLTRLNHYTDPVSRVGLGIDGALAGAPDMFAVMRAGHMVQAAVSGDELAILPREILQLATIGGARAIGMDAAIGSLETGKQADMILVDPAALNMGFSQTDPTALLVYSAKPQNVAMVMVGGKILKQGGRMTRTDEAQLLEAATSSLAAIQARANISASQNAG comes from the coding sequence GTGAAAGCAGCAGCGTTCTCGGTACTGGCGGCTGGCGCGACCCGAAGCTTCGCCCAGCCCCGGACCGAGCGACCGCTGCTGATCCGGGGCGCCTATGTCATGACGATGGGACCGCAGGGCGACCTGCCCGAGACCGATTTGCTGGTCCACGGCGGACGGATCGCGGCGACCGGCACAGGGCTGGCGAGCGACGGCGCGGAGACGATCAACGCGCACGGGCAGATCCTGCTGCCCGGCCTTGTCGATACGCACAACCATCTCTGGCTATCGCAGATGCGAGGGCTGTTCGGTCGGTCCGAACAGACCCGCTATTTCCCGCTGACGGAGCGGCTTGGCGCCGCCTATGAGCCGGAGGACATGCGGGTCGGCACATTGTTCGGCGCGTCGGGCGCGCTGGCGGCCGGCGTCACCACCACCCTTGCCTATTGCGACAATATCCGGATTCCCGGCCATGCGGAGGCGGCGCTGGACGCGCTGGTGGAATCGGGGATCAGGGCCCGTTTCCTCTACGCCGGGCATGACCGGCTTCCAGCCGACGCGCCGCTGGACATCGATCACCTTCGGCAGCTGCATCTGAACAGGGCCGGCTGGGCCGGCGACGCTCCGATCGAACTGGGCCTGGGCTGGCGAACGCCGACGACCGGTTCGGGCGATGCAGTGGTCGCCACTGCACTTGAGGAGCTTCGCCGCGCGCGAACGCTGGGCCTGCCGATTTCAACCCATATCAGCGGAGAGAACGGCCCGGCCCAATTGCAATTCCTCATGCAGCGCAGCCTGCTGGGCCCGGACATGCTGCTCGTCCACGCCACGGGCGCTGATCCGCAAGCCCTGCGCGAGGTAGAGGAGGCGGGTGCGGCGATCTCGCTTACGCCGATTACCGAACATCGCATCGGCTTCGGCCTGACGCGGCTCAACCATTACACCGATCCTGTCAGCCGTGTGGGGCTGGGGATCGACGGCGCGCTAGCCGGGGCGCCGGACATGTTCGCGGTGATGCGCGCCGGCCACATGGTGCAGGCAGCCGTCAGCGGCGACGAACTGGCCATCCTGCCGCGCGAGATACTGCAGCTTGCGACGATCGGCGGCGCACGCGCCATCGGCATGGATGCCGCCATCGGCTCGCTGGAGACCGGCAAGCAGGCCGACATGATCCTTGTCGACCCCGCCGCGCTCAACATGGGATTTTCCCAGACGGATCCCACCGCGCTGCTAGTCTATTCCGCCAAGCCGCAGAATGTCGCGATGGTGATGGTCGGCGGGAAGATCCTCAAGCAGGGCGGAAGGATGACCCGAACCGACGAAGCGCAGCTGCTTGAAGCGGCCACTTCGTCTCTGGCGGCAATCCAGGCCCGGGCGAATATTTCCGCGAGCCAGAACGCCGGATAA
- a CDS encoding GGDEF domain-containing protein, with protein MADTIRSEFRRYRHELIGEDTELSASFGVAAYGREHSMKSAFQLADKTLYQAKANGRNRVCRGTVEVPGTNLLEKAA; from the coding sequence ATGGCAGACACCATCCGTTCGGAGTTCCGCCGGTACAGGCATGAGCTGATTGGCGAAGACACCGAGCTCAGCGCCAGCTTCGGGGTCGCCGCCTATGGCCGCGAGCACTCGATGAAATCCGCGTTCCAATTGGCGGACAAGACCCTTTACCAGGCGAAGGCGAACGGGCGAAACCGCGTCTGCCGCGGAACGGTGGAGGTGCCTGGCACCAATTTGCTGGAAAAAGCCGCGTAG